The following is a genomic window from Paenibacillus antri.
TCGTCCCGACGTCGCGGCGGATCGACGAGCTGTTCAAGGATTTCCAGAAGCACAAGACGCACTTCGCCGTCGCGATCGACGAGTACGGCGGCACCGCCGGCATCGTCACGGTCGAGGATTTGCTCGAGGAAATCGTCGGCAGCATTCTGGACGAGTACGACGAAGAGGAGGATAAAGAGATCGAGCTGCTGGACGACCATACGTACCTGATCAAGGGCGAGGTGGACCTCGACGTCGTGCAGGACGTGCTCGACATCGAGTTGCCTACGGAGGAGTACGATACGCTGAGCGGCTTCATTATCGGCGAGCTCGGCACGATTCCGACGGGAGCCGATCGAGCGTCGATCGAGCGTTCCGGGTATGCCTTCGAGGTGCAGGAGATGAATAAGAAGCGGATCGCCAAGGTGAAGGTAAGCAAGACGATCTTAGGCGATTCGGAAGACGAGGGGCCGCCGGACGAATAATCGCGAAAGCGTAAAAAATATGTACATGAAAATCAAAGCGTCTCTATAAGATGTAGTGTAAGCCCTTACATCAGGTGTTAACGGCAACTCACAATCGGAGGAGCGTGTTGCGCGTGGACAGCGGGTCTTCAACGATTTTAAACAACAACTTGGTAGCGGCGATCGAAACGAACTGGCTCAGCTTATTGATTGCGGTCGTCGTCGTCGCGGGTCTTCATGCGTTGGCGAAGCGGAGGGTAGGCTTCGGGACGAGGGTGCTCGTCGCCCTCGGCGTCGGCTTGGTCGCCGGCATCGTACTCAATCAGACGGCGTCGGAGTTCCAAGCGATCAGTACGTTAGGCTCCATCTATGTCAACTTGATTCGGATGCTGGTCATGCCGCTCGTCTTCGTCTTAGTCATTAACAGCATCGTCTCGATCACGCAGCTGGATTATTTGCGCAAGATCGGCGTGAAGACGATCGGCTGGTTCCTTGGCACGACGGGGGCGGCCGCGATCATCGGCCTCCTCGTCGCGCTCGCGATGAATCCGGGCGCGGGCATTCAGGCGTCCCAGCCGGAAGGATTCGAGGCGCGCGAGGTGCCGACCTTCTTCCAGGTCGTCTTGGATCAGGTGCCGTCGAATCCGATTCAGGACGCGGCGAGCGGCAAGGTCGTCCCGATCCTCATCTTCGCCTTGTTCATCGCGATCGCGATCGTGAGAGTCGGTTCGCGGAAGCCGGAAGCGGTGCAGCCGGTCAAAGCGTTCATCGCTTCGCTGACCGAAGTGATGCACCAGGTCGTGAAGTACGTGCTCCGCTTCACGCCGTACGGCGTCTTCGCCCTGATCGCGGTCATGGCGGCCCGGTACGGCATCGAGACGCTGAAGCCGCTCGCGATGCTGATCGTGGTGTCGTACGTCGCCCTCATTCTGCATTTCGTCATCGTATTCGGCGGCTTGGTCTCCTTCGTCGCGAAGGTGAATCCGCTCAAATTCTTTAAGAAGGCATATCCGACGATCGCCGTCG
Proteins encoded in this region:
- a CDS encoding dicarboxylate/amino acid:cation symporter, giving the protein MDSGSSTILNNNLVAAIETNWLSLLIAVVVVAGLHALAKRRVGFGTRVLVALGVGLVAGIVLNQTASEFQAISTLGSIYVNLIRMLVMPLVFVLVINSIVSITQLDYLRKIGVKTIGWFLGTTGAAAIIGLLVALAMNPGAGIQASQPEGFEAREVPTFFQVVLDQVPSNPIQDAASGKVVPILIFALFIAIAIVRVGSRKPEAVQPVKAFIASLTEVMHQVVKYVLRFTPYGVFALIAVMAARYGIETLKPLAMLIVVSYVALILHFVIVFGGLVSFVAKVNPLKFFKKAYPTIAVAFTTRSSYATLPVNLEVITKRLRISDRIASFVAPLGATMNFNGCGGVWPAVVAVFVSEVFGVPLSFTDYLLIVFVSVISSIGVAGVPGPASISTTVVLTAVGLPLEGIAIVVAVEALIDMGRTAVNATGTTVTSLLVANAEGEFDRASFDRDEEDELELTTA